The window TCATTCACCCCTGATATTTTCCTCTGAGCCTCTCTCGTCCCCTTTCAGCCTGCCACCAGTCAACTAACTACACTCCATGCGCATCAGGGGGATAGGTGCGTGGCGGCTCTTGTGATAACATCCGGCGGTTTCCAAGGTAGCCCGATGTGGCTGCCTTTACTGCGCAGATCCATGGCATAACTCGTTGATTTGTCGTAAGTCGGTGCATGGCACTCAGCCTGCAGCGGCGAGCTTCGTTCGTCCCATATGGATGTGACGAAGTTTCACCAGAAAAAGGAATCAGGCTTCTCATGGGCGAACTGGCCAAAGAAATCCTCCCGGTCAATATCGAAGACGAGCTGAAGCAGTCCTACCTCGACTACGCGATGAGCGTAATTGTCGGGCGGGCACTGCCGGATGCGCGCGATGGCTTGAAGCCCGTGCACCGGCGTGTGCTGTTCGCGATGAGCGAGCTGGGCAACGACTTCAACAAGCCGTACAAGAAATCTGCCCGTGTTGTCGGTGACGTGATCGGTAAGTATCACCCTCACGGTGATACCGCGGTGTACGACACCATCGTTCGGATGGCGCAGCCATTCTCGCTGCGTTACCTGCTGGTAGACGGTCAAGGCAACTTCGGTTCTGTGGACGGCGACAACGCCGCCGCCATGCGATACACCGAAGTGCGCATGACCAAGCTGGCGCACGAGCTGCTGGCTGACCTGCACAAAGAAACCGTGGACTGGGTGCCGAACTACGACGGCACCGAAATGATCCCTGCGGTCATGCCGACCCGTATTCCCAACCTGTTGGTCAACGGCTCCAGCGGTATCGCCGTGGGCATGGCGACCAACATCCCGCCGCACAACCTCGGTGAAGTCATCGACGGTTGCCTGGCACTCATCGACAACCCAGAGTTGACCATCGATGAGCTGATGCAATACATCCCCGGTCCGGACTTCCCGACCGCCGCGATCATCAACGGTCGCGCCGGCATCATCGAAGCCTACCGCACCGGTCGTGGCCGCATTTACATGCGCGCCCGCTCGATGATCGAAGATATCGACAAGGTCGGTGGTCGCCAGCAGATCGTCATCACCGAACTCCCTTACCAGCTGAACAAGGCCCGTCTGATCGAGAAGATCGCCGAGCTGGTAAAAGAGAAGAAGCTCGAAGGCATCACCGAACTGCGCGACGAGTCCGACAAGGACGGTATGCGCGTCGTGATCGAACTGCGTCGCGGCGAAGTGCCTGAGGTGATCCTCAACAACCTCTACGCCCAGACCCAGCTGCAAGCGGTGTTCGGTATCAACATCGTCGCGCTGATCGACGGTCGTCCGCGGATCCTGAACCTCAAGGACCTGCTGGAAGCCTTCGTTCGTCACCGTCGCGAAGTCGTTACCCGTCGTACCGTGTTCGAACTGCGCAAAGCCCGCGAACGTGGTCACATTCTGGAAGGTCAAGCGGTTGCCCTGTCGAACATCGACCCGGTCATCGCCCTGATCAAGGCCTCGCCAACGCCGTCGGAAGCCAAGGAAGCGCTGATCAAGACGGCGTGGGAATCTTCCGCCGTGGTCGCGATGGTTGAGCGTGCCGGTGCCGATTCGTGCCGTCCAGAGACCCTGGACCCGCAATACGGTCTGCGCGAAGGCAAGTACTTCCTGTCGCCAGAACAGGCCCAAGCCATTCTGGAACTGCGTCTGCACCGTCTGACCGGTCTGGAACACGAGAAGCTGCTGGCCGAGTATCAAGAGATCCTCAACCAGATTGGCGAACTGATCCGCATCCTCAGCAGCGCCACGCGCCTGATGGAAGTGATCCGCGAAGAGCTGGAAGTGATCCGCGCCGAATACGGCGACGTGCGCCGCACCGAGATTCTCGATGCCCGTCTCGACCTGACCCTGGGTGACATGATCCCGGAAGAAGAGCGTGTCGTGACCATTTCCCACGGTGGCTACGCCAAGACCCAGCCATTGGCTGCGTACCAGGCTCAGCGCCGTGGCGGTAAAGGCAAATCGGCTACCGGCGTCAAGGATGAGGACTACATCGCTCACCTGCTGGTCGCCAACAGCCACACCACGCTGCTGCTGTTCTCCAGCAAAGGCAAAGTGTATTGGCTGAAAACCTACGAAATTCCGGAAGCCTCCCGCGCTGCCCGTGGTCGTCCGCTGGTCAACCTGCTGCCGCTGGACAGTGATGAATACATCACCACCATGCTGCCGGTCGACGAATACACCGAAGGTCACTTCATCTTCATGGCCACTGCCAAGGGCACCGTGAAGAAGACCCCGCTGGAATCCTTCAGCCGTCAACGCAGCGTCGGCCTGATCGCGCTGGAGCTGGACGAAGGCGACGTACTGATCTCTGCCGCCATTACCGATGGTGAGCGTGAAGTCATGTTGTTCTCCGACGGCGGCAAGGTAACCCGCTTCAAGGAAACCGACGTTCGCGCCATGGGCCGTACCGCTCGCGGTGTCCGCGGCATGCGTCTGCCGGAAGGCCAGAAGCTGATTTCCATGCTGATCCCGGAAGAAGGCAGCCAGATCCTCACCGCTTCGGCTCGTGGTTTCGGCAAGCGCACGGCGATCACCGAGTTCCCTGAGTACAAACGTGGCGGTCAGGGCGTTATCGCCATGGTCAGCAACGACCGTAACGGCCGCCTGGTCGGTGCAGTCCAGGTGCTCGACGGCGAGGAAATCATGCTGATTTCCGACCAGGGCACCCTGGTTCGTACCCGTGTCGACGAAGTCTCCAGCCTGGGTCGTAACACCCAGGGCGTGACCCTCATCAAGCTGGCCAGCGATGAAACGCTGGTAGGTCTGGAGCGGGTTCAGGAGCCGTCGGAAGTCGAGGGTGAAGAGCTCGAAGGTGAAGAGGGCGAAGAAGGTGCAGTGTTCGACGGCGAAGTCGTGATCGACGACGTTATCGAAGACCAGCAACTCGACGCCGCAGCCGACGAAGAACCGCAGGAATAAGCGGACAAACAGGGGGCGGATGAGAATTCGCCCCCTTGTTGTTTGTCCGTAAAGAAATATCGACACCCATGGAGATCCGTGTGGGTGCCGGGCTTTTGTGGCGAGGGGGCTTGCCCCCGTTGGGGTGCGAAGCGCCCCTGAAACCAGTCGCCGTTATCTTGCATGAGAGCGTGGTGACCGGTTTGCGATTGCTTCGCAATCGAACGGGGGCAAGCCCCCTCGCCACAGGCAAGCCCGCTCCCACATTGGATCTGTGTCGACTGATGTGTTTGTACGATCCACCAAATCAGAGCGAGATTGGATGTGAGCAAGAGAGCCTATAACTTCTGTGCCGGTCCTGCGGCACTTCCCGAAGCTGTCCTGCAGCG of the Pseudomonas frederiksbergensis genome contains:
- the gyrA gene encoding DNA gyrase subunit A, with amino-acid sequence MGELAKEILPVNIEDELKQSYLDYAMSVIVGRALPDARDGLKPVHRRVLFAMSELGNDFNKPYKKSARVVGDVIGKYHPHGDTAVYDTIVRMAQPFSLRYLLVDGQGNFGSVDGDNAAAMRYTEVRMTKLAHELLADLHKETVDWVPNYDGTEMIPAVMPTRIPNLLVNGSSGIAVGMATNIPPHNLGEVIDGCLALIDNPELTIDELMQYIPGPDFPTAAIINGRAGIIEAYRTGRGRIYMRARSMIEDIDKVGGRQQIVITELPYQLNKARLIEKIAELVKEKKLEGITELRDESDKDGMRVVIELRRGEVPEVILNNLYAQTQLQAVFGINIVALIDGRPRILNLKDLLEAFVRHRREVVTRRTVFELRKARERGHILEGQAVALSNIDPVIALIKASPTPSEAKEALIKTAWESSAVVAMVERAGADSCRPETLDPQYGLREGKYFLSPEQAQAILELRLHRLTGLEHEKLLAEYQEILNQIGELIRILSSATRLMEVIREELEVIRAEYGDVRRTEILDARLDLTLGDMIPEEERVVTISHGGYAKTQPLAAYQAQRRGGKGKSATGVKDEDYIAHLLVANSHTTLLLFSSKGKVYWLKTYEIPEASRAARGRPLVNLLPLDSDEYITTMLPVDEYTEGHFIFMATAKGTVKKTPLESFSRQRSVGLIALELDEGDVLISAAITDGEREVMLFSDGGKVTRFKETDVRAMGRTARGVRGMRLPEGQKLISMLIPEEGSQILTASARGFGKRTAITEFPEYKRGGQGVIAMVSNDRNGRLVGAVQVLDGEEIMLISDQGTLVRTRVDEVSSLGRNTQGVTLIKLASDETLVGLERVQEPSEVEGEELEGEEGEEGAVFDGEVVIDDVIEDQQLDAAADEEPQE